The window CAGCTAGGTATCCAGGCAAGAGGACTCTGATGTAACCACGACCAATCTTTTTATTACACAAGGAAGATAAACTGGGTGTAccagtgggaggtgggggcgggggggggggtgcaacgCAGACCCAACACAGTAAGAAATCAGTCCTTCTAATTGTTCTAATTATAGACTCCAGCAAACTGCACTTGGAagtctctgctttctctgcctcttacGCCATCCGAGACCATAAAAGCTGCACAATTTACAACTCAGCTGGCAACCAAAGTACTTTCAAACTGCTGAGATGAGCAAACCCAGAGTCAGCAGCTGTCAGTCACCATCTACCCACAGCAGCACAGCCCGCAAGTGTTAGTGGTCCCGGCATAAATATCGCAAGGCGTGAGCAAGTCAGTTTTGTTTCCTTGACCACTCTGACCAGCATCTACCACGTGAGCCAACTCCCATCACATGCTCTGAGCCAGGACCGCCGCAACGTGTCTCCTGCTGAATGGAGTTCCCCACCCTGGCTTTCGCCAGGGTCCAAAAGCAGCGGCAATCGCTAGTACAGTCGAGGAAGCACCCTGCTTCTCTAGGAGCCGGTGGCAACCATGTGGGTAAAACTCACGTAGGGAGAGTAGAGCTCCCCGGTCTCTGTGATTTCTCCCGCCATTTCCAAAAGTGAGGAAGGGTCGGTGGGCAGCCGAGTTTCTTTAGGTTTCTTCTCTTTCCGCCGGCTCCTGTGGCTCCCTAAGGCAAAAGAGCAGACTTCAACTTTCGGATAGACCtcgatgggggtgggggcacttcTGGAtggcgcccctccccccgccccctgtaCTTTTATTACAGACGTGGCCTCAACATCTGCCATGAGAGACAGCCCTAGATGACTGACACCAGGGTGGTTTCCTCGAACTTTTTCCTTGCTGTGCGGGGCATGAATGCATCCAGGGCCGCTCAGACTCCAAGTGAAACGAGGAGACCCACAAGCCACGAAGTCTCCCCCACCACAAGCGGCCCCTTTGCACACTCTGAGGTGGCTATCCACGTCTGAGGTCAGGAACAGCGAGCTCGCTACCACACACGGCAGCCCCAATAACTGTCACCTCCGCCTAGGGCAACAAACTGGGGGCTTTTCCAGGTCGCCTCCCAACCCAACTCCTGGTCCCCAAACCTCTCCTTTGGAACGAGTCCTCCATTCCCCGCCCCCTGTATTTTGCCCTGCCTCTGGGCTCCCCAGCCTCAAGCCTCCCCCTCTTCTCAAGAGCCCCGCTCCGAGCCTTTCCCCGACTTATTCCTCCCTCCCGGAGGGGCTCCGAGTCTGGCGCCGCCCCAGCCCATCCCACCCTCCCGCCGGACCGGACACCTGCACGGCGGCTGACTCCCGGCCGCCGCCTCCAACCCCTCCGCTACCGCCGGCGCCAGCTGTCCCGCACCAGCGCGCGCAGCGCGCATGCGCCCGCGTTCGGAGCCCACCTAGCCCGTGCGCGCCCTGGGCGGGGCGCAGCGCGCTGATTGGGCGCCTTGCGGAGGCGGGACCGGGATTGGGCCGGGGCGGCTGCCGTCTGCGTGGCGGAAACCGGGGAGGGGCGCTCCCACGCGCGTGCGGGCTGGGAGGCCGCCGGCCGGTGGGGAAGCTGGGCTTGTCTTAGGAGGCGGATCGCCCCCTCGGGTGGGGACGCCTTCTTCGGCGGGGAGTGGGTGTGTGTTGAGCCGTTCTGGGACCccggtgttgggggtggggtggggaaggaagggatcGAGGAGAGTAGCCCACAGGTCCACCCTAAGGGGAGGGGAGTGAGAATTTAAGTCTGCCTCACCCTGAAGGAGCCTAATTAGGCCTGGCTTGGTGggtagggaggagagagggcccgagtcaggtgggggggggggggtgtcgctGGGAGAAGGGGTTGGAAATAGGCTTAAAGCGGGGCTGAAAATTGATCGTGGGACCGAGTGTCAGGACTGGGGCTCGTGATGGGAGCTTTGGGGTTAAGTGTCGGTACTTGAGCTCCAGGCTTCCACGTTCGGCGAGGTGGGACACGCAGACATGGCAGCTCAGGCTTAACCCCCTGAGATGCGATTCAAGAACTGTTTAATTATCTTTAACCAGCCCGCTTCCCCTTTTTCTCAAGGGGTCTAGAGTCGTGTTCTCTGAAGTGTTTGGAAGGAAAGGACCAAGGTTCTTCTGACAGCTTAGCCCCCGGGAGACATTCAGTGAACTGAAGGCTCAGGGCTCCCACCCTAAGTGGGAGGAAACAAGGTCCTGAAGTGTTTGCCCTCCCCACCTGCAGGCTGCTATCATGAGATTAAATGAGAACATCTTGCTGCTGGGAAAGAAGGTGGTGCTGGTACCCTACACCTCAGAGCACGTGCCTAGGTAAGGGTCCACCTAACATGGGGTGCAAGCCAGTTCTCCAAGGTGCAGCCAGGAGGGCCTCCCTTCCTTAGCCCCAACCTCAGAGGCTATTTCCTCTCAGAAGGAGAAGCATCATCGCTTGGAGCAGTAATGACAGAAAAAAGTGGATGCTGAAGCAGAGGAGGACGACTTCCCTTCAAGTTACTCATCCCCCGCTTTTCCCTTTCATCCTCCCAGCTTCCTTTTTGGACTTTCAGCAAGGAATTATTTAAAGTGAATGTGTGTAAGAAAAGAAGGAACTGCCCAATTGTAAATTAGTGACGTTCTTCTGGCGTCAGTGAATATGCTCTGTTCTTGAAGACTTAATGTCAGCTTGTCATGAAACTGAGCTGATGGGTTGTTCTGATGTCTACTGTTTTAAGAGGCCAGAACTGAGTCGCAGGGTCAgactcgtgtgtgtgtgggggggggggggcggtaattGGCAATTGACAGATGTCTCCTAGACTGGGATGGTGCGGATGTGGGGGTGTATTCTCTACttgtggtttctttttggggggttCCTGTGCTCGGCCTTTGTGGAGATCTGTCCAGCCTTCCTTACTGAGGTCAGCCTGCTAGACACTTCCACTCAGGAATTTGAGGAATGTTTGAGTTCAGACTGCTCCCCCGCACTGACCCCTGAGACCGGAAGGGAAGCTGGACAGACAGAACTGATCCCTCCTGCTGCTCTCTTGTAGGACCAGTCTGGGTCTTGTGCTGGTGGCTCTCTGTCTTAGGAACTACTGTGACCCTTTCCTTGGGTCTTTTATGAGCCCTGTGTTAGCCTTGTGGGCCTCTCTTTTCTACCAATTTCCTCATCTCATAAAATGTCAGGCCCGCGCTTCTGAATCAGTCCTGCATACCAAAGGTCATCCCCCTGTCCCTACAGGTACCACGAGTGGATGAAATCAGAGGAGCTGCAGCGTTTGACAGCCTCTGAGCCCCTGACCCTGGAGCAAGAGTATTCGATGCAGCAGAGCTGGCGGGAAGATGCAGACAGTGAGAAGCAGAAGCCCTGTGCTGGCTCCAGAGGCAGTCTCctggttccctctctccctttctcattccCAGCTGTAGCCCTTCCAGGGCCACAGAAACTTTGTGAAAAGCCCTTCATGAAAAATCCGGAAAGTGGCTGAAACCGTCATACTCTTATGCCCACTGAAGCCAGTCCCCATGGCTGACGCTTCTGTCTTCTTCCCCACTCACTGCATCAGGCCTGGGAGAGAGAGTAAAGCATTTGGGGCTCTGGCTGTAAATTGAGGCCCTGCCCCTCACATCTCTTGCACAAACCCAGTTGTGGTTACTGCTCCCTGAGAATACAGCTACTGTTCAGGGGAGACTGTCTTTTCCCGCGTGAGGCAAATTTAGGGCTTTGTAATCTGCTAAAGGGAGCTCTGGGCCCCTTTTTCTCCCGGCGGACAGAGGCGATGTTCTGCAGCTCTCTGGTTTGGGTGGGAAGACTGTCGTTACTCCCCTGCTTTGGGGAGTGGAGGCGATAACCCTGTCGCCTCCCTCCTCAGAGTGCACATTCATTGTGATGGATGCAGAGAAGTGGCAGGCCCAGCCACGCACCACTGAAGAGAGCTGTATGGCAGGAGATGTGAACCTCTTCCTCACAGATCCAGGGGAGCCCTCCTTGGGTGAGATTGAGGTCATGATTGCAGGTTTGTTCCACCtggccctgccttccctcccttctgGCCCTCGATCTGCTGAACCCTAAGCCAGCTGGGGCTGCAGAAGGTCCTCAGCTCAATGGAGGGTTCCACGTTAGTAAGCCCAGCACCTAGTGGCTCACCCGTGGAGGTTTCCTTTATTCCCATGTTATGCTTAGATGCAAATTTAACCTTTGGTTTGGGGGTCTTCCAACTTCATCATGCCCCATCCTTGCTAGGGGGGTACTGGGCACTGGGgaccctcccaaaataaatgagcGTATCTGGAGCATCTTCCCATGCTGTGGGAGGAGCCTCTCTAGTTTGTGTCCTTCTTGGTCCACAGCCTTTCCCCAAAACTGTCCTCTTGAGGCAGCACACTGAGGTTAAAGGGTCAGCTTTGGGGTCAGGTTGCTGGGGGTCTCTAAGCTGTGAGCGCTTGTGCAGgtcattttaatttctgtgtctGTTGCCTTATCTGCACAATGGTAATAATAGTACTGTGTAGGGCTGCGAGGGATGAAATGAGGTTTTAGCTGTCCAGGACCTGCGGtggagcctggcacacagcatcAGTGACTATCATTGTTTTTCTTAGAGCCCAGCTGCAGGGGCAAAGGCTTTGGCACCGAGGCTGTTCTCATGATGATGTCTTATGGTAAGGAAGTCTGAGCAGACAGTGGGAGAAGTGGCCAGGCCCAGGTGAGGGTGAGGGCACATGAGGGCATGTTGGGAGTGGGCCTGCTCCAGGCCtgagggtgggggggcaggtgaCAGGTGCCTCCAAGGCAAAATGGACAGGAAGGGCAggaggtgtgtgtgggaggggggctTCACCCTGTGGCTTGTCCCTCTCTTTTGATCTTCTCTGGGAGGAGTGACCAAGCTAGGTCTGACCAAGTTTGAGGCTAAAATTGGGCAAGGAAATGAACCAAGTATCCGGATGTTCCGGAAGCTTCACTTTGAGCAGGTAAGGATGTCACTGGTGGGAGGGTGAGGCCTGGGCGGTGAGCCCCAGTGGTGCTAGAGCTCATAGCTGTAACTTAGCTGGCTCTGCTCTCTCTGGTTCACATAGGTGGCTGTGAGTAGCGTCTTTCAAGAGGTGACGCTCAGACTGACAGTGACCGAACATGAGCGGCAGTGGCTTCTGGAGCAGACCAGCCACGTGGAAGAGAAGCGCTATAGAGATGGGCTGTCAGAGTCCCGTTGACCACTGACTTTGCGGGCAGCCACCCTGTGTGAATGGGGGTGGTGGGACCACGCAGTCCCAAGGAGGTGAACCTTTGAGGCCTTTGGGGCAGAGTGTACCTACCTCCATCTAGCCTGGGAGCCTCCTTTTGGGGCCCTTCAGATTCTGGGCTGGACTTGCCTTGGTCTCCCTCAGGCTGGCAGTGTGGATGAACTGCTCCAGGGCTGGCCAGGAGAAACCTGGAGTGGGCTCTCAGACCTGGAATGGATGGCACGAATCCACAGgaggcagggtggaggtgggaacaGAGGTGAATGGGGGCCTGGTGAATGGCCAGGACGCCCCCTTGCCCTTGGAAGGGCAGAGGCGGTGCCCTGGAGTGGAGGCCCTGACCTGGAGTAAAGTGTACTGCACAGCActttcccctgctttctccttgggCCTCAGTGGTGAGCCACCAGAAGGTCCAGCCTGCAGCATCTAGTCCAGCATGGTAGGATCAGGGCAGGAGGAGCTCAGTCTGCTTTTGTCCTGCAGAAGTAGGCTAAGTGTGACCCCAAGAAGTTTGGAAGTGAATGAGCTAGGCCCTGAAAAACAGGAGGCTTGGAAAGTGAGCATGTGTCCTTTGTCCTTGCTGCTTCTCTTTGGACCCAGGAGTGAGTTTTGGCTGCAGCTGCTTGTGGCTGAAGCACCGCTCTGttgaagcctggagcctctgCTCAGTTGCGAGGGCTGCAGGACGAAGCAGAAGCCACTCAGCGGTACCTTCCTGAAGGTATCTGTGATCTCTTACTCTCTACCCCTCACTTCTCTGCCTCCGGGAGCAGCTGCACCTGACAGAGCCACAAGGAGGCGCTAGAGACACAGGTTCGGGACGGCCAGGCTGCCTGGGGCTTTAACAGGCAGAGAGCTGGGCCAGGTCTCCCAATTCAGAgcgagggggtgggggttgggggaacgCCCCTGGATTCCTAACTGTCCAGTCATGATCTGCGGTGGTTATCAAGGCCAGACACGTTTCAAAACAGTCACGGAAGAGACCCTCAAGAGTACCTAGGGTATTCCCAAGGGGAGGAAACCTGCAGGTGAATTgcagtgatttgctcaaggtgtCGAGCATTTGATGGCAGAGCCAGAACTACTGCTGAGGCCCTCAGTTCCCAGTCCCCTTGATCCTGGTGAATCCCACTAGAATCCGACCGCATTTGGAGGCCGCCTTTGTACCGTGTCCGGCCCCTCAGTGGTAGGGAAGGGGTAGGAGTTCTGGCCTTCAGCTTAGTCAGAGGCCCCCAGGGCTTCCCTACTCAACAGGTGAGGTAGGGAGGGGTCCCTCCACTGCCCTGTGGGGCAGTCTTCAGGCCTTGCTTACCTGAAGGGACCTCGACGTGGGCCAAAGGATAATGGCAAGGTTAGGAGGGGGCGGGCCAGACCCCAGGCCGTTGGTGCCCTGAAAAGGTTTGGAATGGTTTCTCCTGCCACTGGTGGGACTCTAAGCCCTAACTAGAGACCAAGATGTCCAGATAGTGACTCATTCTTAACTCCCTTTGATTAGCTGTCTCTTGCAGCATcaacttctcttccttctctgcaagGACCAACCCAGGAGCCTCTGGGCCTGGCAGTGTCAGCCCTTGCGGGCCACTTTGGCAGGCTTCTGGGATGTGGCCTCAGGTGCCACGGGTGTAAGAGCCCTGGATCTTTTTGAGGAGGAGCAGGGCATTTTGCCCTTGGAAAGTCCCTTCCACCCCACCTAACACAGAGCATGTCCTGGGACTCAGTGGGCTGGGTTTGTTTTCCCCTAGGTCTGGAGAGCTGCCCTCCAATCCTGTCCACGGCCAGATAAGATAGAAAATCTGGTGCCAGCTCAGCCCACTCCAGGGCATCCTGCACCCCACTGGCTGAGTGGAAAGATCAAAGCCAAGTCTTCATATTCCAAATGCAGCTCCATTTGGGATTCACAGTTTCAGCGCTCTTGAATTAAAACTGCATAAAGCCTTCTGGCTGTGTGGATCTTACCTCCCACTTCCTACAACTGTTTCTCTGGGGCAGGACTTGGGCAAAGCTCAGGCAGCTGCAGGGCCCAAGGCCCTCTGATTTATAGCTGCCCACATTCTGTTCCCTGGCCTGGAGTCAGAGAGCCCTGGACTGTCTTCCCGTCCAGCTGTACCCTACCCCGTCAGCCAGAGGCTACCCAGGGCTCTAAAGGAAGACACAGAGGCCAAGGCGGTTTGGAAGCCAGTTGAATTTCTGATGGGAGTTTCCTTACAGTGGGGTGGCTGGACAGGAGGTGGCCAGACCCTCCCCATGTTGCCCGGGGctcccggtggggggggggggggggggggcgtgtagTAGGAGCAAAAACAAAGTTTAAGGCTAAGGTTGCTGCTATGTCCTGGATGCAACAACCTGGAAAATCATGTTaatcaaggaaacaaaaatccctCTAAACTCTGTGGTActgcactcaaaaaaaaaaaaaaaaaaaaaaatcaaatgaacaaaagTAAATGCCCCAGCTGCAGCTCTGAGAACGACGGGCCCCTGTCCATTCCACAGCATTGCTATAATCAGCAGTCCTTGATTAACCTTTGACTCATCACTTGGGGTCGTGAAAGAACAGGACCTCTTGCCTGTCCCCAGGTCCTTGCTTGGTATGGGTTTCACTGAGGTCCCAGGGGTGTGGTGAGGGCGCTCCTGGTAGGCTGAAGCACTCAGGAGACGCAAGCCAGAGTCTGCTTGCTGACTGGGGCAGGATGGAAACATATTCACCTTCCCCAAGGTAAGGGAAGAGCACGGTTCTCTAGAAAAATCAGATTCACCGATAGAGGAGGGACGCTGGTGCTGATTTGTGTGTAGATTAGGGAGgggagtgagtggggaggagggagagggagctggctcgggtggggcaggggggctggcCCAGTCGCACCAGCTTTCCCTGGTGCCCGCAGGAGGACACTCAGAAGTTGCTGAAGAGTTCGTTTTTCTTGCTCCAGTCCATCTGCGGAGCCCGCTTGTTGCTGCGTTTCTGGTGAGCCCTCTCTTTGGCCACGGCCAGGGAGATGTTGAAGTCCAGGATGgggtcagaggaggaagaggtagaCGAGGGTGCTGTGGAGTCCTGTTTCCTGGGGCTGTCTTGGGAATTCAGCTGCAAAGAGGAGGGGGCAGCGGCAGAGGGCTGGGAGTCAGTGCCTGGCGAGGCTTCCCGGTCCTCAGCCTCGGCAAGGTGGCCGGCTCCCTTGGGGCAGTGCCCAGGGAAGCCAGGTCACAAGAACAGAACGTGGCATAGCATGTGACCTCCAAGGCAGGCTGGCGTGCCAGGAACGAGCGTGGCTTGGGAATGGGCTTCCCGTAACTGAGTGCCACCCTCTGCCCGCCCGCCCGGCCAGCCTACCTCCTCGCTGGTATCACTGGAGGTGGATCTTGCCAGGGCTGATCTGGGGCTCTCAGAGGCTACCTCAGCCAGGACTTCACGGCTGTTCTCCTGAAACAGAGAGGAGGGGTGTGGGTTGGcaagggatggggtgggggagtccTGAATAAGAGAGGAGCCCCCAGGGGAGACCGGTGCCCAGTCAGAGAAGCTCTCCTCAAACCTTTAACACCCACCCCAAAGCCCCACTGCCTGAGCCTGGAGGGGCCCCTCGGGGATTGACAGTTTTACATTCCTCTAAGGATCAGAGGGCAGCCTGGTTCCACCACCCAGGTGGGAGTGACCGTTGTGGGATTAGCGGAACTGCTCACACAgaaccccctccccagccctcccgaAGGAGCCTTCAGGGTTGACTAGCCTTTGGGGCCAATGACCATGGAGGGGCTTCATGGagggtgaggcacagagagcctcTGCGTGGCACCGGGAACACGTGTGATACTCCCTGAATTCCTTCTGGCCTGTTTACTTGGACTTGACCCTAGGAATCTTGAAACCTTCACCCCAAAGTAACCAAGAAGGGCTTTGAAGGAATAAGGCTGATGAGAGTTCTAGGCCCACCGATGGGGTGACACAAAGTTCAGGTGGGCCCTGGGGGGGAGCCCTTGGGGAGGGGAGACCTTTCAGTAGACCCCGCAGAGAGCTCCAGCTCTGTGGTCTGACTCTGAGTCAGCCTGTCTCGGAGTGAAGGTCTTGGCCAAGGCTCTGACTTGGTGCTCAGCCTCTGCCTGGGTTCCTCTGCGGCCTCAGCTGGCACCAGGCCCCACCATCTCTTCCCCAGCCTCcactgccttctcttcccttccgcccagggaggaggggaggaggggctttgttcttccaacccagaCTGGAAGCAGCAGGGCCCAGGCAGCGTGCGTCCAGACACTGAAGCTCTGTTCTTGGGGGGAAGAAAGGCCTCTTCTGTACGGTGGGGAGTTGGAGGCGGGGTTTGTCACCAGGATGGCGGGCTGCAGAGGGGCCCGGccaggcctctctctctcctgactgCCCTGGCGCTAGGCAGGGGTTGAGGGGTATAGCTTGGAGCTCAGAAGGGAGCAGCTTGGAAACGGGGGTTTCAACCTGAGCCACACAGCTGTCCCTGTCCCAACCATGCCACCTTCCACCCTTCTGCAGCCCCGCATGAGAGCCAGAGAAGTGTTAGAGGGCCTGCCTTTACCTTCCGGATCTCCCCATTGGTAAAGGGCTCGGGCAGGGGACCTACGGGAAGGAAAAAACAGCAGAGGTGAGTCCAGAAGCTCTGGGGAATGCGGACAGAGTGGtgcctggagaggagggagaactTTGGGGTTTGGGC of the Neofelis nebulosa isolate mNeoNeb1 chromosome 16, mNeoNeb1.pri, whole genome shotgun sequence genome contains:
- the NAT9 gene encoding alpha/beta-tubulin-N-acetyltransferase 9 isoform X1; the encoded protein is MRLNENILLLGKKVVLVPYTSEHVPRYHEWMKSEELQRLTASEPLTLEQEYSMQQSWREDADKCTFIVMDAEKWQAQPRTTEESCMAGDVNLFLTDPGEPSLGEIEVMIAEPSCRGKGFGTEAVLMMMSYVTKLGLTKFEAKIGQGNEPSIRMFRKLHFEQVAVSSVFQEVTLRLTVTEHERQWLLEQTSHVEEKRYRDGLSESR
- the NAT9 gene encoding alpha/beta-tubulin-N-acetyltransferase 9 isoform X2, with amino-acid sequence MRLNENILLLGKKVVLVPYTSEHVPRYHEWMKSEELQRLTASEPLTLEQEYSMQQSWREDADKCTFIVMDAEKWQAQPRTTEESCMAGDVNLFLTDPGEPSLGEIEVMIAEPSCRGKGFGTEAVLMMMSYASL
- the NAT9 gene encoding alpha/beta-tubulin-N-acetyltransferase 9 isoform X3; this encodes MRLNENILLLGKKVVLVPYTSEHVPRYHEWMKSEELQRLTASEPLTLEQEYSMQQSWREDADKCTFIVMDAEKWQAQPRTTEESCMAGDVNLFLTDPGEPSLGEIEVMIAEPSCRGKGFGTEAVLMMMSYGVTKLGLTKFEAKIGQGNEPSIRMFRKLHFEQVAVSSVFQEVTLRLTVTEHERQWLLEQTSHVEEKRYRDGLSESR